In Croceicoccus sp. Ery15, a genomic segment contains:
- a CDS encoding exodeoxyribonuclease VII small subunit, producing MSDAPDISQMSYEQALAALEDVVRRLEGGEAALDESIALYERGEALRKHCQARLDAAQARIEAIVADAEGRATGTRPFDEAAG from the coding sequence ATGAGCGACGCACCCGATATTTCGCAGATGAGTTACGAACAGGCCCTTGCCGCGCTGGAGGATGTTGTCCGCCGGCTGGAAGGGGGCGAGGCCGCGCTCGACGAATCGATTGCGCTCTACGAACGCGGAGAGGCTTTGCGCAAACATTGCCAGGCCCGGCTCGACGCCGCGCAGGCAAGGATCGAGGCGATCGTGGCCGATGCCGAAGGTCGCGCCACCGGTACGCGCCCATTCGACGAGGCTGCGGGCTGA
- a CDS encoding polyprenyl synthetase family protein: MTVTAVSDNLAGALQKIAIDVDTCFDAVLKVPQDPRARLIEAMRYAAIGGGKRMRPLLCVTTAEMLAVNRETAVRVGCAIEAIHVYSLIHDDLPCMDDDALRHGKPTLHREYDEATAVLAGDSLHALAFEILSDAERLPDPFTRAELVACLAKASGANGMAGGQMMDIVAEESEFDLPTVTRLQQLKTGALLAASVEMGAILGHLPAEGRRALRHYAHDIGLAFQIADDLLDHEGDEELAGKALRKDAEAGKSTFVSLLGPERAREQARVLVDQAIGHLDAYGREADLLRAVARFVVERQS, translated from the coding sequence ATGACGGTAACCGCCGTGAGCGACAATCTGGCCGGAGCGCTGCAAAAGATCGCCATCGACGTCGATACTTGTTTCGACGCGGTGCTGAAGGTGCCGCAGGACCCGCGCGCACGGTTGATAGAGGCGATGCGCTATGCCGCCATCGGCGGGGGCAAGCGGATGCGGCCCCTGCTGTGCGTGACGACGGCGGAAATGCTGGCGGTGAACCGCGAAACCGCCGTCCGCGTCGGCTGCGCGATCGAGGCGATCCATGTCTATTCTCTGATCCATGACGATCTGCCCTGCATGGATGATGATGCACTGCGCCACGGCAAGCCGACGCTTCACCGCGAGTACGACGAGGCGACGGCCGTACTGGCGGGCGATTCGCTGCATGCGCTGGCGTTCGAGATTTTGAGCGATGCCGAGCGTCTGCCCGATCCCTTCACCCGTGCGGAGCTGGTCGCCTGTCTGGCGAAAGCCAGCGGTGCGAATGGCATGGCGGGCGGTCAGATGATGGATATCGTGGCCGAAGAAAGCGAGTTCGACCTGCCTACGGTGACGCGGCTGCAGCAGCTGAAAACGGGCGCATTGCTCGCCGCTTCGGTCGAAATGGGCGCCATACTGGGCCATTTGCCTGCCGAGGGACGACGCGCTTTGCGCCATTATGCGCATGATATTGGCCTTGCGTTCCAGATCGCGGACGATCTCCTCGATCACGAGGGGGACGAGGAACTGGCAGGCAAGGCCCTGCGCAAGGATGCCGAGGCCGGCAAATCGACCTTTGTCTCGCTGCTGGGACCAGAGCGGGCGCGAGAGCAGGCACGCGTTCTGGTCGATCAGGCGATCGGCCATCTCGACGCTTATGGTCGTGAGGCCGATCTGCTGCGCGCGGTCGCCCGCTTTGTGGTCGAGCGGCAAAGCTGA
- the coaD gene encoding pantetheine-phosphate adenylyltransferase, with the protein MSDRHEQVGIYPGTFDPITLGHCDIIRRGAKLVDRLIIGVTTNPSKNPMFTPEERMAMVERELAAMGVENAEVVGFNALLMRFAEKQGAQVIVRGLRAVADFEYEYQMAGMNQQLNDDIETVFLMADVSLQPIASKLVKEIAQFGGDISPFVSPAVKDDVVARVAQQGLKGDY; encoded by the coding sequence TTGAGTGACAGGCACGAGCAGGTCGGCATTTACCCGGGGACGTTCGATCCAATCACCTTGGGTCATTGCGATATCATCCGTCGCGGCGCGAAGCTGGTCGACCGGCTAATTATCGGGGTCACGACCAATCCGTCCAAGAATCCGATGTTCACCCCCGAAGAGCGCATGGCCATGGTCGAACGCGAATTGGCCGCCATGGGGGTCGAAAATGCCGAAGTCGTCGGTTTCAACGCCTTACTGATGCGTTTTGCGGAAAAGCAAGGGGCCCAAGTGATCGTTCGAGGCCTGCGCGCCGTGGCCGATTTCGAATATGAATATCAAATGGCGGGCATGAACCAGCAATTGAACGACGATATCGAAACCGTCTTTCTGATGGCCGATGTCTCGCTGCAGCCGATCGCGTCGAAGCTCGTAAAGGAAATCGCGCAATTCGGCGGCGACATCTCACCCTTCGTCAGCCCCGCGGTAAAGGATGATGTGGTCGCGCGCGTGGCGCAGCAGGGGTTGAAGGGCGATTACTGA
- a CDS encoding peptidylprolyl isomerase, with protein sequence MTIRISMPARPWIKAGVAAAALGLAGIGLPVAALAQADEEASETLTEDQVEATAPAPASAYGPEYWTVNTDASVDPENVWILDLSNGGRVTIRLKPEWASEHVNRIKTLTQQGFYDGIIFHRVIDGFMAQSGDPSGTGRGGSELPDLKAEFNRVPHLRGTVSMARMGNSNDSANSQFFIVFYPTMAIDGKYTVFGRVIGGMNYVDNIQRGQPPANPTRIVQASLGSQHKVAPAPAAPAGEITADMLNNAVSDPQ encoded by the coding sequence ATGACCATCCGTATTTCGATGCCCGCCCGCCCGTGGATCAAGGCAGGCGTTGCCGCCGCTGCACTGGGTCTGGCCGGGATTGGCCTGCCGGTTGCCGCACTGGCGCAGGCCGATGAGGAAGCGTCCGAAACGCTGACCGAAGATCAGGTCGAAGCAACGGCACCCGCTCCCGCATCGGCCTATGGCCCCGAATATTGGACGGTGAACACCGATGCCAGCGTCGATCCTGAAAATGTCTGGATCCTCGACCTGTCGAACGGCGGGCGCGTTACCATCCGCTTGAAGCCGGAATGGGCGTCCGAACATGTGAACCGCATCAAAACACTGACCCAGCAGGGTTTTTACGACGGCATCATCTTTCACCGCGTGATCGACGGATTCATGGCGCAGTCCGGCGATCCCAGCGGCACGGGCCGCGGCGGGTCCGAGCTTCCCGATCTGAAGGCGGAATTCAACCGCGTGCCCCATTTGCGCGGCACGGTTTCGATGGCGCGCATGGGCAATTCGAACGATTCGGCCAACAGCCAGTTCTTTATCGTGTTCTATCCGACGATGGCGATTGACGGAAAATACACCGTTTTCGGCCGCGTAATCGGCGGCATGAATTATGTCGACAATATCCAGCGTGGCCAGCCGCCCGCCAATCCCACGCGCATCGTTCAGGCATCTTTGGGCAGCCAGCATAAGGTAGCTCCCGCTCCGGCAGCTCCGGCGGGGGAAATCACCGCCGACATGCTGAATAATGCGGTTTCCGATCCGCAGTAG
- the queA gene encoding tRNA preQ1(34) S-adenosylmethionine ribosyltransferase-isomerase QueA translates to MRVDAFDFELPPERIALRPACPRDAARMLLVEGGEGALTDRHVRDLPSLLSPGDVLVFNDTRVIPAQLDGVRPARDGEAGEGARIGATLHKRIDLRRWQAFVRNGKRLREGDTIRFPADVTAIAENHLPDGSWTLAFQGDEPVEVLLERAGQMPLPPYIAGKRGTDEKDRSDYQTMFAKADGAVAAPTAALHFTPELIAALDARGIGRETLTLHVGAGTFLPVKAEDTDDHAMHAEWGTIDAATADRLNIVRRAGGRVVAVGTTVLRLLESAADENDVIQPFAGDTSIFITPGYRFRAVDALMTNFHLPKSTLFMLVSALMGLDVMQAAYAHAIAADYRFYSYGDSSLLIPPRR, encoded by the coding sequence ATGCGAGTTGATGCTTTCGATTTCGAACTGCCGCCCGAACGGATCGCCCTGCGTCCGGCGTGTCCGCGCGATGCCGCGCGCATGTTGCTGGTCGAAGGGGGCGAGGGTGCCCTGACCGACCGCCATGTGCGCGATCTGCCATCGCTGCTGTCGCCGGGCGATGTGCTGGTGTTCAACGATACCCGTGTGATCCCTGCACAGCTTGACGGCGTTCGCCCTGCGCGGGATGGCGAAGCGGGTGAGGGCGCACGGATCGGCGCGACGCTGCACAAACGGATCGATTTGCGGCGCTGGCAGGCCTTTGTGCGCAACGGCAAGCGCCTGCGCGAAGGTGACACCATCCGCTTTCCCGCCGATGTCACCGCCATCGCCGAAAACCACCTGCCCGACGGAAGCTGGACGCTTGCGTTTCAGGGCGATGAGCCGGTCGAAGTGCTGCTGGAGCGGGCAGGGCAAATGCCGTTGCCCCCCTATATCGCCGGCAAGCGCGGAACGGACGAGAAGGACCGCAGCGATTACCAGACCATGTTCGCCAAAGCCGACGGTGCGGTCGCGGCCCCGACGGCAGCGCTGCATTTCACCCCCGAACTGATCGCGGCGCTGGACGCGCGCGGTATCGGGCGGGAAACTTTGACCCTGCATGTCGGAGCAGGCACGTTTCTGCCAGTCAAGGCCGAGGATACCGACGATCATGCGATGCATGCCGAATGGGGCACCATCGATGCCGCCACCGCAGACCGGCTGAACATCGTGCGAAGAGCGGGCGGCCGCGTTGTCGCCGTCGGCACGACCGTGCTGCGCCTGCTGGAAAGCGCGGCTGATGAAAATGATGTTATTCAGCCATTTGCGGGTGATACTTCGATCTTTATCACGCCGGGTTACCGGTTCCGCGCGGTCGATGCGCTGATGACCAATTTTCACTTGCCCAAATCGACCCTGTTCATGCTGGTCAGCGCGCTGATGGGGCTGGATGTGATGCAGGCGGCCTATGCCCATGCCATTGCCGCCGATTACCGCTTCTATAGCTATGGCGACAGTTCGCTGCTGATCCCGCCCAGGCGTTGA
- a CDS encoding ABC transporter ATP-binding protein, whose translation MVETILDIRGLSKTYPGRGNAPPVTALNNVDLQIRKGEIFALLGPNGAGKTTLIGAVCGMVRPTSGTVTAFGHDMAHDWRRMRSRIGLVPQELSIDIFEKVHRAVAYSRGLFGKPADPARVEEVLKTLSLWDKRDSQLRALSGGMKRRVLIAKALAHDPDLLFLDEPTAGVDVELRRDMWQTIDRLREQGVTVILTTHYIEEAEEMADRVGVINKGRILLVDGKTEIMKRMGRTEACFSLAQPLTALPAALDGFPVTLEDGGRNIVFRGGDGSGLGKEQVAEIAKILVTGGIDFNGIVQQESSLEDIFVRLVEEEGAAA comes from the coding sequence ATCGTGGAAACCATACTCGATATTCGCGGCCTGTCGAAAACCTATCCCGGCCGGGGCAACGCGCCTCCCGTTACCGCCCTGAACAATGTGGACCTGCAGATCCGCAAGGGAGAGATTTTCGCCCTGCTGGGCCCCAATGGTGCGGGCAAGACGACATTGATCGGCGCGGTGTGCGGTATGGTGCGTCCCACGAGCGGCACGGTGACGGCATTCGGGCACGATATGGCGCATGACTGGCGCCGCATGCGGTCGCGCATCGGGCTGGTGCCGCAGGAATTGTCGATCGACATTTTCGAAAAGGTTCACCGCGCCGTAGCCTATTCGCGCGGGCTGTTCGGCAAGCCCGCCGATCCAGCGCGGGTCGAGGAAGTGCTGAAAACCCTGTCGCTATGGGACAAGCGGGATTCGCAGTTGCGTGCTTTGTCGGGCGGGATGAAGCGCCGCGTGCTGATCGCCAAGGCGCTGGCGCATGATCCCGACCTGCTGTTCCTCGACGAGCCGACTGCGGGTGTGGATGTCGAACTGCGCCGCGACATGTGGCAGACCATCGACCGCCTGCGCGAGCAAGGCGTGACGGTGATCCTGACCACCCATTACATCGAAGAGGCCGAGGAAATGGCCGACCGCGTCGGGGTGATCAACAAGGGGCGCATCCTGTTGGTCGACGGCAAGACCGAGATCATGAAGCGAATGGGCCGGACCGAGGCGTGTTTCAGCCTTGCGCAGCCCCTGACCGCGTTGCCCGCGGCGTTGGACGGGTTCCCCGTTACGCTAGAGGATGGCGGTCGGAACATCGTGTTTCGCGGCGGAGACGGCAGCGGTCTGGGCAAGGAGCAGGTGGCTGAAATCGCCAAGATTCTTGTCACCGGCGGTATCGATTTTAACGGCATCGTCCAGCAGGAATCGAGCCTTGAGGATATCTTCGTCCGTCTTGTCGAGGAGGAGGGGGCAGCGGCATGA
- a CDS encoding ABC transporter permease, whose amino-acid sequence MSFNLTSALTIYRTELLRFLRTAFGSLVSPVLTTCLYFIVFGAAIGGGMDEIGGVDYGAFIVPGLLLLTMLSESTANASFGIYMPRFTGSIYELLSAPIGVAETLVGFVGAAVTKSLILAAIILITANLFVDYHIAHPVAAFFFILLVATAFSLLGFILGLWADGFEKLQMVPLLLLTPLTFLGGTFYSIDMLAEPWRTAALFNPIVYLVSGLRWTFYGQADVSIAVATGLTIAFLVLCVTVIAIIFQTGWRLRE is encoded by the coding sequence ATGAGCTTCAACCTCACCAGTGCGCTGACAATCTATCGCACCGAATTGCTACGCTTCCTGCGCACCGCATTCGGTTCGCTGGTCTCTCCGGTTCTGACAACCTGTCTGTATTTCATTGTCTTTGGTGCCGCCATCGGCGGAGGGATGGACGAGATAGGAGGCGTGGATTACGGCGCTTTCATCGTGCCCGGCCTGCTGCTGCTGACCATGCTGTCGGAAAGTACCGCTAATGCCAGTTTTGGCATTTATATGCCGCGTTTTACCGGCTCGATCTATGAGCTGCTTTCCGCACCTATAGGGGTGGCGGAAACACTGGTCGGATTTGTCGGTGCGGCGGTCACCAAGTCGCTGATCCTGGCGGCCATCATCCTGATTACCGCAAATCTGTTCGTCGATTATCACATCGCCCATCCGGTTGCGGCATTCTTCTTCATATTGCTGGTCGCCACGGCATTCTCTTTGCTGGGTTTCATTCTTGGCCTGTGGGCCGACGGGTTCGAAAAACTCCAGATGGTGCCGCTGCTGCTTTTGACTCCGCTGACGTTTCTGGGCGGCACGTTTTACTCGATCGACATGCTGGCCGAACCTTGGCGCACGGCGGCATTGTTCAATCCCATCGTTTATCTGGTCAGCGGGCTGCGCTGGACGTTTTACGGGCAGGCGGATGTCTCTATTGCGGTTGCAACAGGGCTGACCATTGCATTTCTTGTGCTATGCGTGACTGTTATCGCTATTATTTTTCAAACAGGCTGGCGGCTGCGAGAGTGA
- a CDS encoding YdiY family protein produces the protein MKSRSLIIATLAAAAATPAFAQDAVYIEPYPRPEVPEPEPVGLPDAAREMVETAIATGDPDKVNTVIQIARHTYPAGGPELDRLEAAFKANRQRIVAAEEARKRESLRNAGPLEGWTGKGEFGALASSGNSEDLGVTAAFRANRVGLTWRHRVTARFDFQRSDGDTTRERYLASYEPSFDLSKRAFVFGLAQYERDEFAGFSSRYSASSGIGYRPFDRDGLRLELKGGPAWRRTELVDPLTASSDDSYLAALAAMELEWRIADNLTLTESANAFIHSSNSTYLALTGLEAGIGKRLKARLSYSIEYDTDPPADTEATDTLSRISLIYDF, from the coding sequence ATGAAATCACGGTCGCTGATTATTGCTACGCTTGCGGCCGCTGCCGCCACACCTGCCTTTGCGCAGGATGCCGTTTATATCGAGCCTTATCCGCGCCCCGAAGTCCCCGAGCCGGAGCCTGTGGGCTTGCCCGATGCCGCGCGGGAGATGGTCGAGACGGCCATTGCGACCGGCGACCCGGACAAGGTGAATACGGTGATCCAGATCGCCCGCCACACCTATCCTGCCGGTGGGCCGGAGCTCGACAGGCTGGAAGCCGCGTTCAAGGCCAATCGTCAGCGCATCGTCGCTGCGGAGGAGGCGCGCAAGCGCGAATCGCTGCGCAACGCAGGTCCGCTGGAAGGCTGGACCGGAAAGGGCGAATTCGGCGCCCTTGCATCAAGCGGCAATAGCGAGGATCTGGGCGTGACCGCCGCGTTTCGCGCCAATCGTGTCGGGCTGACATGGCGCCATCGCGTCACCGCGCGCTTCGATTTTCAGCGCAGCGACGGGGATACGACGCGCGAACGCTATCTCGCTTCGTACGAGCCCAGCTTCGACCTGTCGAAACGGGCCTTTGTCTTTGGTCTTGCTCAATATGAGCGCGACGAGTTCGCGGGCTTTTCCTCGCGCTATTCGGCATCGTCCGGTATCGGTTATCGCCCGTTCGACCGAGACGGCTTGCGGTTGGAGCTAAAGGGAGGCCCCGCATGGCGGCGCACCGAACTGGTCGATCCGCTGACGGCGTCCAGTGATGACAGCTATCTCGCGGCGTTGGCAGCGATGGAGCTGGAGTGGCGGATCGCGGACAATCTGACCTTAACCGAAAGCGCGAACGCGTTCATCCATTCCAGCAATTCGACCTATCTGGCGCTGACCGGACTGGAAGCGGGCATCGGCAAGCGGCTGAAGGCGCGGCTGTCCTATAGCATCGAATACGATACCGACCCGCCGGCCGATACCGAGGCAACCGATACGCTGTCGCGCATTTCGCTGATCTACGATTTCTAG
- a CDS encoding TSUP family transporter has product MEIEIWLIVALGCLAICTGFIDSIAGGGGLVMMPALLFAGIPPQLALGTNKCQAIGASSTAFFNYARAGLVDWRKEKWLAIIALIGAAIGSLLVQQISSRALELIVPLLLMAVALYVLLSPKMDDVQAHHLVTRKGYAPVAGAIGFYDGFFGPGTGSFFAATQVGLRGEGLTRATAHAKLFNMMTNVAAVTVFATGGKIIWTLGIACALGAMTGSWIGSKFAVKHGAKLIRPLLVAVSLALTAKLIWGWFTA; this is encoded by the coding sequence ATGGAAATTGAGATCTGGCTGATCGTCGCCCTTGGATGCCTTGCCATTTGCACCGGCTTCATCGACTCCATCGCAGGCGGCGGCGGATTGGTCATGATGCCCGCCTTGCTGTTTGCGGGCATTCCGCCGCAACTGGCTCTCGGCACCAACAAGTGTCAGGCTATCGGGGCCAGTTCGACAGCTTTTTTCAACTACGCGCGGGCCGGTCTGGTTGATTGGCGCAAAGAGAAATGGCTGGCTATCATTGCCCTGATCGGTGCCGCCATCGGATCTTTGCTCGTGCAGCAGATATCCAGTCGCGCATTGGAATTGATCGTTCCGCTGCTTCTGATGGCAGTTGCACTTTATGTTCTTTTGTCACCCAAGATGGATGACGTGCAGGCCCACCATCTAGTGACGCGCAAGGGATATGCCCCCGTGGCCGGCGCGATCGGTTTTTACGACGGATTCTTCGGTCCCGGCACCGGCAGTTTCTTTGCCGCCACACAAGTTGGATTACGCGGCGAAGGTCTGACCCGCGCAACGGCCCACGCAAAGCTGTTCAACATGATGACCAATGTGGCGGCGGTCACTGTTTTTGCCACGGGCGGGAAGATCATTTGGACGCTGGGCATCGCGTGCGCACTGGGCGCTATGACGGGATCGTGGATCGGATCGAAATTCGCCGTGAAGCACGGGGCCAAACTGATCCGACCCCTGCTCGTCGCGGTCAGCCTTGCGCTTACCGCCAAGCTGATCTGGGGCTGGTTTACGGCCTAG
- the tgt gene encoding tRNA guanosine(34) transglycosylase Tgt: MTRFHFTIHAREGKARTGEIAMQRGTIRTPAFMPVGTAATVKAMKVEDVRKTGADIILGNTYHLMLRPGAERVARLGGLHKFMGWERPILTDSGGYQVMSLSELRKITEEGVTFKSHLDGSRHSLTPERSMEIQRLLGSDIVMAFDECPRADRPRDEIAASMEMSMRWARRSREGFDSGGEHAARSALFGIQQGALDEELRKISAEKLIEIGFDGYAVGGLAVGEGQEAMFATLDFAPAQLPDDRPRYLMGVGKPDDLVGAVERGIDMFDCVLPSRSGRNGQAFTWNGPINIRNAKFAEDQDPIDDRCGCPTCGKYTRAYLHHLVRSGEILGAMLMTEHNLSFYQQLMQVMRDAIAEGRFAIFAADFRRDYRNASS; the protein is encoded by the coding sequence ATGACCCGTTTCCATTTCACTATCCACGCCCGCGAAGGCAAGGCCCGCACGGGCGAGATCGCCATGCAGCGCGGCACGATCCGCACGCCCGCTTTCATGCCTGTCGGCACAGCCGCCACGGTCAAGGCCATGAAGGTGGAAGATGTCCGCAAGACGGGTGCCGATATCATCCTAGGCAATACCTATCACCTGATGCTGCGTCCGGGTGCGGAACGCGTGGCGCGGCTTGGCGGGTTGCACAAATTCATGGGCTGGGAGCGCCCGATACTGACCGACAGTGGCGGTTATCAGGTGATGAGCCTGTCGGAACTGCGCAAGATTACCGAGGAAGGGGTGACCTTTAAAAGCCACCTCGACGGATCACGCCATTCGCTGACCCCCGAACGGAGCATGGAAATCCAGCGCCTGCTGGGCAGTGATATCGTGATGGCTTTCGATGAATGCCCGCGCGCCGATCGCCCGCGCGACGAGATTGCGGCCTCGATGGAAATGTCGATGCGCTGGGCAAGGCGCAGCCGCGAGGGGTTCGACAGCGGAGGGGAACACGCCGCTCGGTCAGCGCTGTTCGGCATCCAGCAGGGCGCCCTGGACGAGGAACTGCGCAAGATCAGCGCCGAAAAGCTGATCGAGATCGGCTTTGACGGATATGCGGTAGGTGGTTTGGCCGTGGGCGAGGGGCAGGAGGCGATGTTTGCCACGCTCGATTTCGCGCCAGCACAATTGCCCGATGACCGGCCTCGCTATCTGATGGGCGTCGGCAAGCCCGACGATCTGGTCGGTGCGGTCGAGCGCGGGATCGACATGTTCGACTGCGTCCTGCCCAGCCGGTCGGGGCGCAACGGGCAGGCTTTCACATGGAATGGCCCGATCAACATCCGCAACGCGAAGTTTGCCGAGGATCAGGATCCGATTGACGATCGCTGCGGCTGTCCGACCTGTGGCAAATATACCCGCGCCTATCTCCACCATCTCGTCCGCTCGGGCGAAATCCTTGGCGCGATGCTGATGACGGAGCACAATCTGTCATTCTATCAGCAGCTCATGCAGGTCATGCGCGATGCCATTGCGGAAGGGCGTTTCGCGATATTTGCGGCGGATTTCCGGAGAGACTATCGAAACGCGTCCAGCTGA
- a CDS encoding excalibur calcium-binding domain-containing protein produces MADIRQIAIFVGGAVLTGGVVGMVTTPNGRAAMVDAGQTLRAASDMRERAPQAGDYWAGCNDARAAGTAPIYRGEPGYRKEMDGDSDGIACEPYR; encoded by the coding sequence ATGGCTGACATACGACAAATAGCAATATTCGTGGGCGGGGCGGTCTTGACGGGCGGGGTGGTCGGCATGGTCACCACACCCAACGGTCGCGCGGCGATGGTCGATGCAGGGCAAACGCTAAGAGCTGCGAGTGATATGCGTGAGCGAGCACCGCAGGCCGGCGATTATTGGGCCGGATGCAACGATGCGCGCGCTGCAGGTACGGCTCCGATCTATCGCGGTGAACCCGGCTATCGCAAGGAGATGGACGGTGACAGTGACGGGATCGCCTGCGAACCTTATCGCTGA
- the rpsD gene encoding 30S ribosomal protein S4 → MSKRKASKHKLDRRMGENIWGRPNSPVNRRSYGPGQHGQRRKSKVSDYGLQLRAKQKLKGYYGDVTEKQFKRTYQEASRMKGDTSQNLIGLLEQRLDMIVYRAKFAPTIFAARQIVSHGHIKVNGVKCNIASRRCFVGDVISLGDKAKEMALVIEAQSLPEREIPDYVATDGTDKVTFTRVPTLDEVPYPVRMEPNLVVEFYSR, encoded by the coding sequence ATGTCGAAGCGTAAAGCCTCGAAGCATAAACTCGACCGCCGCATGGGCGAAAACATCTGGGGCCGTCCCAACAGCCCCGTAAACCGTCGCTCGTATGGCCCGGGCCAGCACGGCCAGCGCCGCAAGAGCAAGGTTTCGGACTATGGTCTGCAGCTGCGCGCCAAGCAGAAGCTCAAGGGCTATTACGGCGACGTCACCGAAAAGCAGTTCAAGCGCACCTATCAGGAAGCGTCGCGCATGAAGGGCGATACCAGCCAGAACCTGATCGGCCTGCTGGAACAGCGCCTCGACATGATCGTGTATCGCGCCAAGTTCGCGCCGACCATCTTTGCGGCGCGCCAAATCGTTTCGCACGGTCACATCAAGGTCAATGGCGTGAAGTGCAACATCGCATCGCGCCGCTGCTTCGTGGGCGACGTGATCTCGCTGGGCGACAAGGCCAAGGAAATGGCGTTGGTCATCGAAGCGCAGAGCCTGCCCGAGCGTGAGATCCCCGACTATGTCGCGACCGACGGCACCGACAAGGTGACCTTCACCCGCGTTCCCACGCTGGACGAGGTTCCCTATCCCGTCCGCATGGAACCGAATCTGGTGGTCGAGTTCTACTCGCGCTGA
- a CDS encoding chorismate mutase has protein sequence MEKAIEPELCRTMKEVRQGVDAIDAELVALLAQRFGYMRAAARIKQDRSAVRDEDRKRAVIDAAVAAARAQGMPDDFVARLWEDLVETSIAYEDGEWVRQRG, from the coding sequence ATGGAAAAGGCAATCGAACCCGAACTCTGCCGCACGATGAAGGAAGTGCGCCAAGGCGTCGATGCGATCGATGCCGAACTGGTCGCGCTGCTTGCCCAGCGCTTCGGCTATATGCGCGCCGCCGCGCGGATCAAGCAGGATCGCAGCGCCGTGCGGGACGAGGACCGCAAGCGCGCCGTGATCGACGCTGCCGTCGCCGCCGCACGCGCGCAGGGCATGCCAGATGATTTCGTCGCGCGCCTGTGGGAGGATCTGGTCGAGACTTCCATCGCCTATGAAGACGGGGAATGGGTGCGTCAGCGCGGCTGA
- a CDS encoding DUF4242 domain-containing protein, whose protein sequence is MPEYVIEREMPGVGDTDAAGLKGASQTSCNVLRDLGPDIQWVHSYVTPDKIYCIYRAPSEELIKTHAETAGFPANSISEIKALISPMTAE, encoded by the coding sequence ATGCCGGAATATGTGATCGAACGCGAGATGCCGGGTGTCGGCGACACCGATGCGGCAGGCTTGAAAGGCGCATCGCAGACAAGTTGCAACGTGCTGCGCGATCTGGGTCCCGATATCCAGTGGGTCCACAGCTATGTCACGCCCGACAAGATCTATTGCATCTATCGCGCGCCGAGCGAAGAACTGATCAAGACCCATGCCGAGACGGCGGGCTTTCCAGCGAACAGCATCAGCGAAATCAAGGCACTGATCAGCCCGATGACCGCCGAGTGA
- a CDS encoding RNA methyltransferase, which yields MSQPTDPNGAHNPVIVLVRPQLGENIGKAARAMLNFGLTEMRLVAPRDGWPNPSAGPAASGADIVLEQAQVFDSVADAVADCAHVHATTVRKRGVTKPVLTPEEAAREMATMAGRHAILFGPERSGLETDDVALARTIVTVPINPEFGSLNLAQAVILLSYEWSKSRDLAQPTSEELLPPAPQEELDGMIGQLEAMLEPCGYFRPESRAQATRRTLRTMLTKPAWNHLEIRTMRGVLSALARGPRDD from the coding sequence ATGTCGCAGCCGACTGATCCAAACGGGGCGCACAACCCCGTAATCGTCCTTGTCCGCCCGCAACTGGGCGAGAATATCGGCAAGGCCGCGCGCGCCATGCTGAATTTCGGCCTGACCGAAATGCGGCTAGTCGCCCCGCGCGACGGTTGGCCCAATCCTTCGGCCGGTCCTGCGGCGTCGGGCGCGGATATCGTGCTGGAACAGGCGCAGGTTTTCGACAGCGTGGCCGATGCAGTGGCCGATTGTGCGCATGTCCATGCCACCACCGTGCGCAAGCGCGGCGTGACCAAGCCGGTGCTGACGCCCGAGGAAGCCGCGCGCGAAATGGCGACCATGGCAGGTCGCCACGCGATCCTGTTCGGTCCCGAACGTTCGGGGCTGGAAACCGACGATGTGGCGCTGGCACGCACCATCGTTACGGTGCCGATCAATCCGGAATTCGGCTCGCTCAATCTGGCGCAGGCCGTGATCCTGCTCAGCTATGAATGGTCGAAATCACGCGATCTGGCACAGCCGACGAGCGAGGAATTGCTTCCCCCTGCCCCGCAGGAAGAGCTGGACGGCATGATCGGCCAGCTGGAAGCGATGCTGGAGCCCTGCGGCTATTTCCGGCCCGAAAGCCGCGCACAGGCAACGCGGCGCACTTTGCGTACCATGCTGACCAAACCTGCGTGGAACCATCTGGAAATCCGCACGATGCGCGGCGTGCTGAGCGCGCTGGCCCGCGGCCCGCGCGACGATTGA